The Elusimicrobiota bacterium region GCCGAGCCCGGCTCGACGCTGGCGGGCTTCCTGCGCGTCGGCAAGATCGACGGCGACATCCGGGTCATGTACATGCGCCGGGCCTTCGACCTGCCCCAGACCCAGGAGAGCCTGGCCGGCGGGGGCTGGCTGCATTATGAGACCCCGCCCTGGCAGGGCGTGAGCGCGGGCCTGGCCGGCTACCTTTCCCAGCGCCTGGGCATAGTGCCGGGCAGTCGCGACGGGGCCAATCTCCTCGCCCCAGGGCAGACCAGCTATTCGGTCCTGGGCCAGGCCTATCTGCAGGCCGGCCGGGGGCGTTCGCGCCTCAAGCTCTACCGGCAGATGTTGGAGACCCCTTTCCTCAACAGTTGGGATATCAAGATGGTGCCCGTGACCTACGAGGCCTACACGTTGGTGTCCAGCGCCGTGCCCCATGTGGAGTTCACGGTCTCCCATGTGTCCCGCATCAAGCCCTGGACCTCCTCTCGGTTCCTCGCCATGTCGGCGGCCGCGGGCTTTCCCGGGACGGACTATCCGGTCACCTTGGCTGGAGCGGTCTATCGGCCGTCACCCAGCCTGACCCTGCAGGGCTGGGACTATTACTGCTACGAATTCATGAACGTCGCCTATCTGCAGGCCGACTCCCGCTGGGGAATCTGGCGCGACCTGGACCTCGGACTCTCGGCGCAGGGTTTCCTGCAGCGGGACGCGGGCAAGGCCGTGGGCGGGAGGTTCCAGACCGGCATGTTCGGACTGCTGAGCCAGGCCTTCTGGAAGGGCCTGACCGTCAGGGGCGGCTACACGGCCACGGACAGGGAGCACGACATCGTCAATCCCTGGGCGAGTTATCCCGGCTATACCTCCATCATGGAGGAAGACTGCGACCTGGCCGGCGAACAGGCCTGGCTTCTGGGCGCGGCCTATGACTTCCAGGGCACCAGGCTCGACGGGCTGAAAGCCTTCGCGGACTACACCAGGTCGGCCATGATCCGCCAAGGGTGGGATTATCCTTTCCAGCGCGAGGCCGACCTGACCGTGGACTACCGCTTCAAGGGCTGGGCCACGGGGCTTTGGCTCAGGCTGCGGGGGGCCTGGGTGAACAATTCACACTCTCGGCTCCTGGCCTCTTATTCGGATTATCGCGCCATCCTGAACTTCGGTTTTTGAGCGGCTCCGTTATTGATATCATAGCGTTCAAGAGATCGGCCATGAGATCCCAACGACCCGACGCCCCGTGGTGCGTGCTGCTGCTGCTATCGGCCTTTGCCGGCTGCGCCGGTCCGTCCATCAAGGTCATGCAGACGGCCAACAAGATGCTGGCCGCCGGGGACTTCGCCGGGGCCGCGTCCTACCTCGAGCAGGCCAAGGAGAGGCAGTACGGAAAGCACAATGCCGTGCT contains the following coding sequences:
- a CDS encoding OprD family outer membrane porin, translated to MPTCVRLMAAALALGLAAPLSAAEPGSTLAGFLRVGKIDGDIRVMYMRRAFDLPQTQESLAGGGWLHYETPPWQGVSAGLAGYLSQRLGIVPGSRDGANLLAPGQTSYSVLGQAYLQAGRGRSRLKLYRQMLETPFLNSWDIKMVPVTYEAYTLVSSAVPHVEFTVSHVSRIKPWTSSRFLAMSAAAGFPGTDYPVTLAGAVYRPSPSLTLQGWDYYCYEFMNVAYLQADSRWGIWRDLDLGLSAQGFLQRDAGKAVGGRFQTGMFGLLSQAFWKGLTVRGGYTATDREHDIVNPWASYPGYTSIMEEDCDLAGEQAWLLGAAYDFQGTRLDGLKAFADYTRSAMIRQGWDYPFQREADLTVDYRFKGWATGLWLRLRGAWVNNSHSRLLASYSDYRAILNFGF